The Vigna unguiculata cultivar IT97K-499-35 chromosome 1, ASM411807v1, whole genome shotgun sequence nucleotide sequence GACGCTTCGTTGGTAGCTCCTTCCTTTGGCGCTTATCTTCATTTTTGTCTCTCCACTACCGACTTGTTTTGTTCACTCATCCTCTGTTATGGTTCTTGTGTTTGTGTCTCTTCTACTCCATTCGctgattttttcatttttcttattctatTTTATCGTAAAGTAAGTTATTATCTTAATcatgtattttcatttttggtaAACTATTTGGTTTCATAAAAGTtactttaaaacataatttttaattgatcacAATATAGACTTTTATATTGGCTGAAACTTAAATTCGAAACATCATTCTACGGGAAATATAATTGACTTTTTCCTATCTTTTGTCGTCACATAAGTAGGTTAAAATTCGTTGATTACCTTGAGTAATATGTCATGGTTGGAATCACTTTTATGACGTGCTTTTAGCTTCATTACAGATGGAATGGAGCCAAGCCAAAGTCTTCGTTCATCTATTCATTATTTTGTCTATTTTCAGTAAAGTAGAAAGTGatgttcaaaaaaaattataaatatgtagATTTTGATGGCTCAGACACGTcagcaactttttttttttgcaatataGTTATGTGATATGAATAggttaaaagaaataatgagtattattagaattatatgGTTTCTTGAGAAAGAGAACAAAGAAGAATTATTACATGGTAAAATGTGTTTTTCCTTAAAATTTTCGAAGTTATTGTCCTTCTAATTTTAAGATGCATTCATTATTTctaactaaagaaaatataaaagctGTTGCATTGTAGCTCACCCTTTTTTTTCTAAGTTTTgttttatacttaaaatataatgtttatattaattttaatttcatatatattttaaagtaaagtaTATGTATCactataatgtaaaaaataaagagtagagtgtataattactttatttagattaaattcaatttttttcgtTACTAATGttcaacataatattttattttattttattttatattggtAGTCATCCTTCATTATAAGAATATTAAGATTAATTACGGAAAATGTTTGGCTTTTGTTTACTTAGTTCATATAATTTAATTGGTTATGTTGGAGAGTGAAACATAGAGTTGGTTAGTAGAAAGAAAATGttgtcatttttaaatataattaaagttgaaataaaagaaattatttgtataaagaaaattatgaataatgtatttaaaaaaaatcaaatttgattacaaaaaaaaaaattgtagcacatccatttatattatataatttatcttttgtatGTATCTACTATATTAGAGATCTTTAACCATTGaaatgataattctaaaagttGGCAACATtgttatttatgaaaatttgtcattttacactcactttttcttcttccatcttAGAACtcgttttaataataaaatattatatttaagtgaacaaaagtttcaaataaaataataatattcatgattgttaaataataatataaaaaaacaaattaaaatcaatataataaataaggttaaatatgtatttggtCCCTTAAGGTtccagtaaattttggaattagttcatcttcgaaactttataccaatctagtccttcatctttagaaatgcgtggatttagtcatttttatcaaattttgttaagtttatttgacattttaaacgtatatgataatatttgaatttacattgaagcgaaaatgtgtcaaacggtgtaaaaaattcacaattcaaatattatcatgaaatacgcttgaaacatcatataaacataacaaaatttaattaaaaatacctaaattagttaaaagttgtgaaagaaaataattccaaattttactaaaatttaaagaactaaaaatatatttaaccctaataaatattaacatatttatttttaatataataaaaaagttataattctaatataaaattttaaattttattaattttgtttaaattctgttaatatttaaaataattatttttactgattatttataaaataaaatataatgtaaaaccATGATGCTCCATTATTTGTATAGGTGAAAATAATGATACTCAGCGTGGTTTGCATGGtgtaaaaaaatactataaaaaatgGTAGAGAAAAGATAGTTTCACACTCTTCAAGATTTATATTCCAATTTGACAATCTCCATTGTTTAGActtgttaaatattttgtaacagAGAAAGAAGATGTCAAAATAGTTTTTTTCCAAGGTGGTAGGGTAAGGTAAAAACATAGAAATTTTACTCACTCTAGTGTTTGGCTTTAACTCCTCACACTCTAAATCATTGCCATTATCAGGATCTGTGAAAGAAGAAGTGAGATTGTATCACAAAGATGGAAGAGGAGAAACTTGAAACTTCACCATTGTTGAAGAAAAAGTATCATCAGAATTGTCCTGGTTGTAAGGTGGATCAAGCCAAGGAGCAGAAAAAGGATGTTTCCTTTGTAAATCTTTCTTTCATATGGTTGGCTGTGTTGAGTGGCAGTAAGAACTTCAATTCTCTTCCAAATTTCTCTTCTGGGGTGgttggtttttgtttttgtgacaaCTTTTTGCTCATGCTGTATATCATAccatttttaagtttttctataaaaatggctacaaaatttgtcaaaactCAATTTTTCTGCAACAAGTGAGATTTTTCAGCCTTTTTAGTTAAAGTTTAAACTATAGTTAGTGTTTTTCAAGCTGTATTCTATGTTTACAAGATGACAAAAACGATCTGAGTTAGTCATGATGAAACTGGTTGAACTCAATGATATGGTTTTTGATCTTTCTCTTGAACATCTGAAATTGTGTGCCTTAGTTTAAAAATAGAGTGGTTAATTATATTTCTCACTGatatctctctttttttcatcAATTACAGCGTTGCCTGTTGCATCACTCTTTCCCTTTGTTTATTTCATGGTGAGTTTAAATTTCTACAGTTGATCAATCTTAGTCTTTTAGTATATTAGTTTTTGTCGGTGGTGATTCGAATCCAAGACAGTGCTATTAGTATTACTGTTACCTCCTCCCATATGATGAAGATCTGAATTTTTATGATAGTGTTTATTTCATGGAAGTTGCTCTGATTATGCAGGATAtgtttctgttttcaatttcAGCCTCTTAATTATTTGAACTTTGACTAAAAATGCAGTAACATAAAGCTTATGCTTGAGCATcacttttgaaaataatagtttttttttttaaatatgtttttggtccttaactttgaattttagaattagtcaatctcaaaattttagaccaatttaatttttgttaggtttatttgatgttttatatgcatttcaggattatatttgagttgtttatattgtttgacacatttttgctttaatgttaagtcaaatactattatgaatcgcgcttaaaatgtcaaataaacttaacaaaatttgattaaaatgattaaatccacgtatttcgaaagatgaataattaaattggtctaaaatttcaaaattgactaattccaaaattcactaaaagttaagagacaaaaagcatatttaactttttttttttgtttgatttgctATATTTAACTCAGGTTGATCTTTTTGACCATTTCAAGAATAAACTCTAACCCCATTTCACAGAAgagtaatttttcattatatattttgagtAAAAGAATCAGAACATGTTCCTACATTGATCTGATATACATAACAAAGAATCTTTAATTTCAGGTGAAAGATTTTAACATTGCAGAAACAGAGGAAGATATAAGTACCTATGCTGGTTATGTGGGTAAGATTTGTGTTTGTAGTACAATGATGTGATGAATTATTTACATGTTCTTGGTGGTCATCATGTGATGGAGGAAACATTGTAGGATCATCAATGATGTTTGGTAGGGCTTTGACATCAATATTGTGGGGTATGATTTCTGATCGCTATGGTAGAAAACCTGTTATCATTATTGGGATCATCACTGTGTAAGTGTGCATTTCACTGAGGTTGATACTTTCTTTCATGAATCATGGTATTGTTGTACGATTATGTTTTTTTCTGCTAACTATTCTGATCCTTGTTCATTTCAGTGTCATTTTCAACACACTATTCGGTCTCAGCACCAGTTTTTGGATGGCTATTAGCATGAGATTTCTTCTTGGAAGTTTAAATGGTTTACTTGGACCAATAAAGGTGTTGTTTTCTATAgctatatgcatatatatagtAACTAGTATATATGATCTAACATAACATTTTCTATAACAGGCTTATGCTACTGAAATTTTCAGAGAAGAAGAACAAGCTCTAGGACTCTCAACAGTAATTAAGTCTCACCAATTTTTGTACAGTACTATTTTTGAACGATCATATTTTCAggactaaattttgataattttttttaggttaaatatgttttcgtccctcaagtttcaatgaaatttggaattagttcatcttcaaaacttttgaccaatttagtctttcatcttaaaaaatgtgtgaatttagtccttttaaccaaattttgttaagtttatctgacatttcaaacgtatttcataatagtatttgaattgtttacgtcgtttgacacattttcgcttcattgttaacttaaatattatcataaaatgcgcttaaaatatcaaataaatttaacaaaatttggtaaaaaatactaaatttacacatttttaaagatgaaggactaaattggtataaagttttaaaaaagaactaattccaaaattcactgaaacttgaggaaccaaaaacatatttaacccttttttttataaattgagaTGAGGAAGCCACTTAAAAAGTGTCATCTCAAATTATATaagaaagttgttaaaatttagttgttaaaaaattattttctattttcaaaattatttgattttcaatGAGCAATTATTCACTGAAATCTGATTTCAGGTGGTTGCTGCCTGGGGTGTAGGGTTAGTGATTGGTCCAGCATTGGGAGGTTATTTAGCTCAGGTAACTTTGTCaacttttaacatattttaaaatatcccAGTATTTATActaatgatttaatattttctttttcaatttttgtattaatataatcttaatatttattaaaaagagttatatgtgttttttttttgtttttttacagCCAGTGTTAAAATACCCACATGTATTTCCAGCGGATTCATTTTGGGATAGGTATGttcatttttgttatttgataattttgaagaatatttaatgtttcaaatttGTTTCTGTCCGTTCATTTTAGCTGTTTTGCAAACGTGATTCTCACTGTGCAGGTTTCCATACTTCTTGCCGTGCTTCATAATATCAGCTTTTGCGTTTGCTTCAGCAATTGCTTGCATTTGGCTGCCAGTAAGTATTGCAAATGATGCCATAAAACTTCATCAATCTCTTAAATattttgtgtttatatatatagttaaatatgtttttgatccctcaagttttagtgaattttagaattaattcatcttcaaaattttataccaatttagtctttatctttagaaatgtatgaatttagtcattcttgccaaattttattaagtttatttgacattttaaatatatttaatggaaatatttgagttaacattgaagttaaaatgtgtcaaacaggttaaacaattcaaatactatcataaaatgcgcttgaaacattagataaacataacaaaatttggttaaaagaactaaattcacacattcttaaagataaatgactaaattggtcaaaagttttgaaaatggattaatttcaaattttactgaaacttgagggacaaaaacatatttaacctatatatatatatatatatatatatatatatatatatatatatatatatatatatatatatattaggcataaatttattatttattgaaaaattgttggaagtctcacattgattagagataagataatttcataatatataaatgagaacGCAAAGCCCACTTACTAACATGATATCAAAGTCATTGTTTAAAAAGTCTATCCTAAGAAGATTTCTTAGACGTTCTGTTCTATCTGTTATCTTGTGTCGCTACCGAATCACCTATTTTTAGACTCACgcacgagatgtatatacctcacCATGAGAGATTGTGTTGAAAGTCCCacttactaaaaaaatgtttgcaTCATTGCAGGAGACCCTTCATAATCACAATGATAGCATTGAGTCCACCAACAATGTTGAAGTTTTGGAAATAGAAAGTTGTGGGACAGGCAAAGAGAAAGATAAAAGCATCTTTCAAAATTGGCCCTTCATGTCATCTATAATTGTATATTGTGTTTTTTCACTGCATGATGTTGCTTATCAAGAGGTAGTATTTCCACTAAAGGATTTTACCATTTTAACCTTCTCTCATGATACTACTAATCTACCTACCATTCATCACTACCCTAGGTTTTCTCATTGTGGGCACTAAGTCCTACAAGATTAGGTGGTTTAAACTTCACAAGTGATGATGTTGGTAATGTTCTCGCAATTTCAGGTACATTGTTCTTCTCATACATGCCTGTCACTAACATCTTTTAACTTGTGCATCACTTAACatacatttttcttaattactaACATCTTTTAACTTGATTAGGTCTTGCTATTACAATCTACCAACTTAGCCTTTACCGATTAGTGCAGAAAGCTTGTGGACCTGTTACTCTGGTGCAGATAACAGGggtaattagttttttaacttttacctGTAAagtaatttgaattattatttgatgGTATTTTGAGTAGATTTACCCAGAAACATGATACTAATGAGATACGAGTTTAATTCGTATGAGACTGATATTACTTTCatctcaaaatcttaaaataatatatttaggaatgtttttccttatatatttttcaactttctcatttttatttaatgtaaaacaTTCACACTTAAATTCCGATTTCATTTGTAATTTTGCATTATATGTAGGTTTTATCCATACCTCTATTGCAATGTTATCCTTTCGTGACAAGGTTGTCTGGCTTCACACTACAACTAGTGATCAATGTTGTCTCCATTCTGAAGAATGTAATGATTGTAAGTGCAGCTCATTCTTCAGCGATATTGAGGATGCAAGTGAATCGCAATGGCTTCACCAAACCTCAAGAAATcattttggttttaaaaaataaaaaggttattTCATTGCAAAGTTTTTTATAACATTGTTGTTACTGGATTTAGGAGACGATTGCAACTAGTTTGTTCCTTCTGCAAAATAAAGCAGTGGTAAATGTTTGACACCACCTTTGCTTTAAATTATTTCCGAAAGTTAAGATTGTTGTTTAAGGAGTTTTGGAACATATATGCTATGTTGATTTGGAAAACAGGAACAACATCAAAGAGGGACAGCTAATAGCATTGCCATGACTGGTATGT carries:
- the LOC114175493 gene encoding protein ZINC INDUCED FACILITATOR 1-like isoform X1; its protein translation is MEEEKLETSPLLKKKYHQNCPGCKVDQAKEQKKDVSFVNLSFIWLAVLSGTLPVASLFPFVYFMVKDFNIAETEEDISTYAGYVGSSMMFGRALTSILWGMISDRYGRKPVIIIGIITVVIFNTLFGLSTSFWMAISMRFLLGSLNGLLGPIKAYATEIFREEEQALGLSTVVAAWGVGLVIGPALGGYLAQPVLKYPHVFPADSFWDRFPYFLPCFIISAFAFASAIACIWLPETLHNHNDSIESTNNVEVLEIESCGTGKEKDKSIFQNWPFMSSIIVYCVFSLHDVAYQEVFSLWALSPTRLGGLNFTSDDVGNVLAISGLAITIYQLSLYRLVQKACGPVTLVQITGVLSIPLLQCYPFVTRLSGFTLQLVINVVSILKNVMIETIATSLFLLQNKAVEQHQRGTANSIAMTGMSAFKTIGPASAGALLSWSQKHVNGSFLPGTHIVFLALNVVEGLGVLLMFKPFLRVKNEAPPSEQ
- the LOC114175493 gene encoding protein ZINC INDUCED FACILITATOR 1-like isoform X2: MEEEKLETSPLLKKKYHQNCPGCKVDQAKEQKKDVSFVNLSFIWLAVLSGTLPVASLFPFVYFMVKDFNIAETEEDISTYAGYVGSSMMFGRALTSILWGMISDRYGRKPVIIIGIITVVIFNTLFGLSTSFWMAISMRFLLGSLNGLLGPIKVVAAWGVGLVIGPALGGYLAQPVLKYPHVFPADSFWDRFPYFLPCFIISAFAFASAIACIWLPETLHNHNDSIESTNNVEVLEIESCGTGKEKDKSIFQNWPFMSSIIVYCVFSLHDVAYQEVFSLWALSPTRLGGLNFTSDDVGNVLAISGLAITIYQLSLYRLVQKACGPVTLVQITGVLSIPLLQCYPFVTRLSGFTLQLVINVVSILKNVMIETIATSLFLLQNKAVEQHQRGTANSIAMTGMSAFKTIGPASAGALLSWSQKHVNGSFLPGTHIVFLALNVVEGLGVLLMFKPFLRVKNEAPPSEQ